A genome region from Arthrobacter sp. V1I9 includes the following:
- a CDS encoding VOC family protein, with translation MTAMNINISSSFLPHTDPDASLAFYRDALGFEVRNDVGRGTMRWITVGPAGQPDVSIVLHPPAVDPGITDDERRTIAGMMAKGTYATVILSAPDVDAAFAQVEASGADVVQEPVDQPYGIRDCAFRDPAGNTVRINQQP, from the coding sequence ATGACTGCCATGAACATCAACATCAGTTCCAGTTTCCTTCCGCACACCGACCCGGACGCTTCCCTGGCGTTCTACCGCGACGCCCTGGGCTTCGAGGTCCGCAACGATGTTGGCCGCGGCACTATGCGCTGGATCACCGTGGGTCCGGCCGGACAGCCCGATGTCTCCATCGTCCTGCACCCGCCGGCCGTGGACCCCGGCATCACCGACGACGAACGCCGCACCATCGCCGGGATGATGGCCAAGGGCACCTACGCCACCGTCATCCTGTCCGCCCCGGACGTGGACGCCGCGTTCGCCCAAGTTGAAGCGAGCGGGGCCGACGTCGTCCAGGAACCTGTCGACCAGCCCTACGGAATCCGCGACTGCGCCTTCCGCGACCCGGCAGGCAACACCGTCCGCATCAACCAGCAGCCCTGA
- a CDS encoding excinuclease ABC subunit UvrA, which translates to MSTDTSTETNTDPRTNGLHAADTHDLIRVQGARENNLKDVSVELPKRRLTVFTGVSGSGKSSLVFATIAAESQRMINETYSAFVQGFMPSLARPEVDFLEGLTTAIIVDQERMGANPRSTVGTATDANAMLRILFSRLGSPYVGPPTAYSFNVPTRKASGVMSTEKGGRVEKAVVQQAVYLGGMCPRCEGMGAVSDIDRTALYDDGKSLSEGALIVPGYSMDGWYGRLFEGMGLPMDKPIAKFTKKQLDTMLFAEPTKIKVEGVNLTFEGIIPKIQKSMLSKDPEAMQPHVRRFVERAVTFQTCPECKGTRLTQQALTSKINGKNIAELCQMQISDLAEWVRGLKDPSVAPLLKGLQHLLDSFSDIGLGYLSLDRPAGTLSGGEAQRTKMIRHLGSSLTDVTYVFDEPTIGLHPHDIERMNQLLLQLRDKGNTVLVVEHKPETIAIADHIVDLGPGAGSAGGTVCFEGPVEDLRSSGTITGRHLGDRASLKDTVRKASGALEVRGASTHNLQGVDVDIPLGVLTVVTGVAGSGKSSLIHGSVAKRDGVVVIDQGAIRGSRRSNPATYTGMLEPIRKAFAKANGVKPALFSSNSEGACPTCNGAGVIFTELGVMATVESPCEDCEGRRFQASVLEYTLGGKNIADVLAMSVTEAAAFFAEGEAKTPAARTVLDRLEDVGLGYLSLGQPLTTLSGGERQRLKLATQMAEKGDVYVLDEPTTGLHLADVENLLGLLDRLVESGKSVIVIEHHQAVMAHADWIIDLGPGAGHDGGLVVFEGTPAELVAGAGTLTGKHLAAYVGG; encoded by the coding sequence ATGAGCACGGACACCAGTACCGAGACAAACACCGATCCCCGGACCAACGGGCTGCACGCTGCCGATACCCACGACCTCATCCGTGTGCAGGGCGCGCGGGAGAACAACCTCAAGGACGTCAGCGTCGAGCTGCCCAAGCGCCGGCTGACGGTGTTCACGGGTGTGTCCGGCTCGGGTAAGAGCTCCCTGGTGTTCGCCACCATCGCTGCAGAGTCGCAGCGCATGATCAATGAGACCTACAGTGCGTTCGTGCAGGGATTTATGCCCTCGCTGGCCCGGCCCGAGGTTGATTTCCTGGAAGGCCTCACGACGGCGATCATTGTGGACCAGGAGCGGATGGGCGCGAACCCGCGCTCCACCGTGGGCACCGCCACCGACGCGAACGCCATGTTGCGCATCCTCTTCAGCCGGCTCGGCTCCCCCTATGTTGGTCCGCCCACCGCGTATTCCTTCAACGTTCCCACCCGCAAGGCGAGCGGTGTGATGTCCACGGAGAAGGGCGGCCGGGTGGAGAAGGCGGTGGTCCAGCAGGCCGTCTACCTGGGCGGCATGTGCCCGCGGTGTGAAGGGATGGGCGCGGTCAGCGACATTGACCGGACAGCGCTCTACGACGACGGGAAGTCCCTGAGCGAGGGCGCGCTGATTGTCCCGGGCTACTCGATGGACGGGTGGTACGGCCGGCTGTTCGAGGGCATGGGCCTGCCGATGGACAAACCCATTGCGAAGTTCACCAAGAAGCAGCTGGATACGATGCTGTTCGCGGAGCCCACCAAGATCAAGGTGGAGGGCGTCAACCTGACCTTCGAGGGCATCATCCCGAAGATCCAGAAGTCGATGCTGTCCAAGGACCCTGAGGCGATGCAGCCGCACGTGCGCCGGTTCGTGGAGCGGGCCGTGACGTTCCAGACTTGCCCAGAGTGCAAAGGAACCCGGCTGACCCAGCAGGCCCTGACCTCGAAAATCAACGGAAAGAACATCGCCGAGCTGTGCCAGATGCAGATCAGCGACCTCGCCGAGTGGGTCCGCGGCCTCAAGGACCCCTCGGTGGCTCCCCTGCTCAAGGGCCTTCAGCACTTGCTCGATTCGTTCTCCGACATCGGACTCGGCTACCTCAGCCTCGACCGGCCGGCCGGCACCCTGTCCGGGGGTGAGGCACAGCGCACCAAAATGATCCGGCACCTCGGCTCCTCACTCACGGACGTCACGTATGTCTTTGATGAGCCCACCATCGGGCTGCACCCGCACGACATCGAGCGGATGAACCAGCTCCTGCTGCAGCTGCGGGACAAGGGCAACACGGTGCTGGTGGTGGAGCACAAGCCGGAGACCATCGCGATCGCGGACCACATCGTTGACCTCGGGCCTGGCGCCGGCAGCGCGGGCGGCACGGTCTGCTTCGAAGGCCCGGTGGAGGACCTGCGGTCCAGCGGCACCATCACGGGGCGCCACCTTGGGGACCGCGCGTCGTTGAAGGACACCGTCCGGAAGGCGTCCGGCGCACTGGAAGTCCGTGGCGCCTCCACGCACAACCTGCAGGGTGTCGACGTCGACATTCCCTTGGGCGTCCTCACGGTGGTTACCGGGGTGGCCGGCTCGGGCAAGAGTTCGCTCATCCACGGCTCGGTGGCCAAGCGCGACGGCGTGGTGGTGATCGACCAGGGCGCGATCCGTGGTTCCCGCCGCAGCAACCCGGCTACGTACACCGGGATGCTGGAGCCCATCCGCAAGGCATTCGCCAAGGCCAACGGGGTCAAGCCCGCGCTGTTCAGCTCCAACTCCGAGGGCGCCTGCCCCACCTGCAACGGCGCCGGCGTGATCTTCACGGAGCTGGGCGTGATGGCTACCGTCGAATCCCCGTGCGAGGACTGCGAGGGCCGCCGCTTCCAGGCGTCCGTGCTGGAGTACACCCTCGGGGGCAAGAACATCGCCGACGTGCTGGCAATGTCAGTGACGGAGGCCGCCGCGTTCTTCGCCGAGGGCGAGGCCAAAACACCGGCTGCCCGGACCGTCCTCGACCGGCTGGAGGACGTGGGACTGGGCTACCTCAGCCTCGGCCAGCCGCTCACCACGCTCTCCGGCGGCGAGCGCCAACGGCTCAAGCTCGCCACACAGATGGCCGAGAAGGGTGATGTGTACGTCCTGGACGAGCCGACCACCGGCCTGCACCTCGCCGACGTGGAGAACCTGCTGGGCCTGCTGGACCGGCTGGTGGAGTCCGGCAAGTCGGTGATCGTCATCGAGCACCATCAGGCAGTGATGGCCCACGCCGACTGGATCATCGACCTGGGTCCGGGAGCAGGGCACGACGGCGGGCTGGTGGTTTTCGAGGGCACGCCCGCTGAGCTTGTGGCCGGCGCCGGAACGCTCACCGGCAAGCATCTTGCGGCCTATGTCGGTGGTTAG
- a CDS encoding MOSC domain-containing protein — translation MTETYRYDVEILHLLVSPAHAYFGRARDGAADVPTVDAAIAEVVAGKGIVGDRFFGKAAHMDAAVTLFAVEALEAMAMELGAGPFDPLATRRNVILGGAHLAPLLGQDFALEAGGSRVQFHGGRPAHPCAWMNGVLAPGGHAAMSGRGGIRCRALSSGLLHRGPAVLVSPVALDPGQAGVATLLRPGRLP, via the coding sequence ATGACGGAGACCTATAGGTACGACGTCGAGATCCTGCACCTGCTGGTGTCACCGGCGCATGCCTACTTCGGGCGGGCCCGGGACGGCGCCGCAGACGTGCCCACTGTGGACGCCGCCATCGCGGAGGTGGTGGCGGGCAAGGGCATTGTGGGTGACCGTTTTTTCGGAAAGGCCGCACACATGGACGCGGCGGTGACCCTCTTCGCCGTCGAGGCCCTCGAAGCCATGGCAATGGAGCTCGGCGCCGGGCCGTTTGATCCCCTGGCGACGCGGCGGAACGTCATCCTCGGGGGTGCACACCTGGCGCCGCTGCTGGGCCAGGACTTCGCGCTCGAGGCCGGCGGCTCCCGGGTGCAGTTCCATGGCGGCCGCCCGGCCCACCCCTGTGCGTGGATGAACGGGGTGCTCGCGCCCGGAGGCCATGCCGCGATGAGTGGCCGGGGCGGCATCCGCTGCCGGGCACTCTCCAGTGGCCTGTTGCACCGCGGCCCGGCCGTGTTGGTCAGCCCTGTTGCGCTGGACCCGGGGCAGGCCGGCGTGGCGACTCTGCTGCGGCCGGGCCGGCTGCCGTAG
- a CDS encoding MFS transporter, producing the protein MIGELGHRSATALLLHSALIQAVTFLVRPAVTYRALELDVPGFALGLLAASYAVFPLLLAVPTGGLVDRLGERRLMAIGAAVVLGCSTFLLIWGSSIAALVIGTALLGAGQLACVVGQQAVVANNAAPARMDSAFGYLTFAASLGQALGPLVIALVGGASVRPDTQAIFFLSVCMSLVLFGTTFVVSAKVSGANMPAGPRGSNGGAVSLLRTPGVVRALATSATVLAVVDLTMVYLPALGAERGLTAATVGAMLTVRAVFSMISRILLGQVSRRIGRMRLLVVSLALSTVALAVAAIPMPAWLLFVVMALLGLGLGIGQPLTMSWLSSQAPAGQRGRALALRLAGNRVGQVVLPSTIGVVAAGIGTAGVFLASAVVVGGTLLLLRGVRLDD; encoded by the coding sequence ATGATTGGCGAACTCGGACACCGCTCGGCCACAGCCCTTCTTCTACATTCCGCCCTGATCCAGGCCGTGACCTTCCTGGTCCGGCCGGCCGTTACCTACCGCGCACTCGAGTTGGATGTTCCCGGCTTCGCCCTGGGTCTCCTGGCGGCAAGCTACGCAGTCTTTCCCCTGCTGCTCGCCGTTCCCACGGGCGGACTGGTGGACCGCCTGGGCGAGCGCCGGTTGATGGCCATCGGGGCCGCCGTCGTTCTTGGCTGCTCCACATTCCTCCTGATCTGGGGATCATCGATCGCCGCCCTGGTCATTGGAACCGCCCTCCTGGGCGCCGGCCAACTGGCCTGCGTGGTGGGGCAGCAGGCCGTGGTCGCCAACAACGCCGCCCCAGCCCGAATGGATTCAGCCTTCGGCTACCTGACGTTCGCGGCGTCCCTTGGGCAGGCACTGGGGCCGTTGGTGATAGCCCTGGTGGGCGGCGCCTCCGTCCGCCCCGACACCCAGGCGATCTTCTTCCTTTCCGTCTGCATGAGCCTGGTGCTTTTCGGAACCACCTTTGTTGTGTCGGCCAAGGTCAGCGGCGCGAACATGCCGGCTGGGCCACGCGGCAGCAACGGCGGTGCCGTTTCGCTACTGAGGACCCCCGGCGTCGTCCGGGCGTTGGCCACCAGTGCCACCGTCCTTGCCGTGGTGGACCTGACCATGGTCTACCTGCCGGCACTCGGTGCGGAGCGCGGGCTCACTGCGGCAACGGTCGGCGCGATGCTCACTGTCCGGGCAGTCTTCTCGATGATTTCCCGGATCCTGTTGGGGCAGGTGTCAAGACGAATCGGGCGGATGAGGCTGTTGGTTGTAAGCCTTGCGCTGTCTACGGTCGCTTTGGCCGTGGCGGCGATTCCGATGCCGGCATGGCTGCTGTTTGTGGTCATGGCCCTGCTTGGGTTGGGGCTTGGCATTGGCCAGCCGCTCACCATGTCCTGGCTTTCATCCCAGGCACCGGCGGGTCAGCGCGGCCGGGCGCTTGCTCTCAGGCTGGCAGGGAACCGGGTGGGCCAGGTTGTGCTGCCCAGCACCATCGGCGTGGTCGCGGCAGGGATCGGCACAGCGGGCGTCTTCCTTGCATCGGCGGTTGTGGTGGGCGGAACGCTCCTGCTGCTCCGGGGCGTGCGGTTGGACGACTAG
- a CDS encoding GntR family transcriptional regulator, protein MPDSPARNTGAHLVYAELKRRILSLELKPGERIYEPAMASALQVSRTPLREAVRRLIAESLLEQQPTGGVLVPVLDEAAISELYEVRAAMESLMARNACLKATPADIEVLRGILERNEALVRFADEAMKLGMSLHATIADIAGNSWAARFHGQVSSQMERYRHFTNSTQERRDRALAQHRTLVEAVAAGDPEKAAKIAFEHVLGARDAAVLAMSGNGPTIS, encoded by the coding sequence ATGCCAGATTCGCCTGCCCGGAACACCGGTGCACACCTTGTTTATGCCGAGTTGAAGCGGCGCATCCTGAGCCTTGAACTCAAGCCGGGGGAGCGTATCTACGAACCGGCGATGGCATCAGCGCTGCAGGTCAGCCGCACGCCCTTAAGGGAGGCCGTCCGGCGGCTCATCGCAGAAAGCCTGTTGGAACAGCAGCCCACCGGGGGTGTGTTGGTGCCGGTCCTGGACGAGGCAGCCATATCGGAGCTGTACGAGGTTCGTGCGGCGATGGAATCACTCATGGCACGGAATGCCTGCCTAAAGGCGACGCCGGCAGACATTGAAGTGCTCCGGGGCATCCTTGAGCGCAACGAGGCCTTGGTGCGGTTTGCGGACGAAGCCATGAAGCTTGGCATGTCGCTTCACGCAACGATTGCTGACATCGCCGGAAATTCGTGGGCCGCCCGCTTCCACGGCCAGGTGTCCAGCCAGATGGAGAGGTACCGGCATTTCACCAACAGCACGCAGGAACGAAGGGACCGGGCCCTGGCCCAGCACCGGACCCTGGTGGAGGCGGTGGCCGCCGGCGATCCCGAAAAGGCAGCCAAAATCGCCTTCGAGCACGTCCTCGGGGCCCGGGATGCGGCTGTGCTGGCCATGTCAGGCAACGGCCCAACCATCTCATGA
- a CDS encoding VOC family protein, with protein MEMRLEVVQVPVSDVDRSKSFYTEKLGFVLDHDVEHIPGMRVVQLTPPGSAASIVIGTGMTSMTPGSLEGLQLVVPDIDATRVELVRRGANISDVQDMGGVKFAYFADPDGNRWVLQGATAPDVKRAHLDGQPG; from the coding sequence ATGGAGATGCGCCTCGAGGTTGTGCAGGTACCCGTGTCCGACGTGGACAGGTCCAAGTCCTTTTATACGGAAAAGCTGGGCTTTGTCCTCGACCACGACGTGGAGCACATTCCCGGCATGAGGGTGGTTCAGCTGACGCCGCCGGGGTCGGCTGCTTCGATCGTCATCGGCACGGGAATGACCAGCATGACACCGGGCAGCCTGGAAGGGCTGCAGCTCGTGGTGCCGGACATCGACGCTACACGGGTCGAGCTGGTGCGCCGAGGCGCCAACATCAGCGACGTCCAGGACATGGGCGGAGTGAAGTTTGCCTACTTCGCGGACCCCGACGGCAACCGCTGGGTTCTTCAGGGGGCAACGGCTCCTGACGTCAAGCGTGCGCATCTGGACGGGCAGCCCGGATAG
- a CDS encoding SDR family NAD(P)-dependent oxidoreductase, translating into MARIFITGSADGLGRATAESLLDDGHHVIVHARSVSRLSALQDLLDRGAEGVTGDLSDINQTRDLADQVNRIDPVDAVIHNAGILHGQNIFQVNVVAPYLLTALINRPRRLIYLSSGMHRGGHTRLDGVDQGTHKVTYSDSKLHVTALAAAVARLWPGVLSNAVDPGWVPTKMGGPGAPDDLRLGHLTQEWLATSDDPEALTSGGYWFHRQRHKAHQAVHDERFQNELLDHLARVTGERLS; encoded by the coding sequence ATGGCACGTATTTTTATCACCGGCTCGGCTGACGGCTTGGGACGTGCCACCGCGGAGTCCCTCCTGGATGACGGCCACCACGTGATTGTGCACGCGCGGAGCGTCAGCCGCCTGTCCGCGTTGCAGGACCTTCTTGACCGCGGCGCGGAAGGCGTGACGGGCGACCTTTCCGACATCAACCAAACCCGCGATCTCGCGGACCAGGTAAACAGAATTGATCCTGTGGACGCCGTGATCCACAACGCCGGCATCCTCCACGGCCAAAATATCTTTCAGGTCAACGTGGTGGCACCGTACCTTCTCACCGCACTGATCAACCGCCCGCGCCGGCTGATCTACCTCAGCAGCGGCATGCACCGCGGCGGCCACACCCGGCTCGACGGCGTGGACCAAGGCACCCACAAGGTGACCTACTCGGACAGCAAGCTCCACGTCACGGCCCTGGCTGCTGCCGTCGCCCGCTTATGGCCCGGCGTCCTCAGCAATGCCGTGGATCCCGGCTGGGTGCCCACCAAAATGGGCGGCCCGGGCGCTCCGGACGACCTCCGCCTCGGCCACCTCACGCAGGAGTGGCTGGCCACCAGCGACGACCCGGAGGCGCTCACGAGCGGTGGATACTGGTTCCACCGGCAGCGGCACAAGGCCCATCAGGCCGTCCACGATGAGCGGTTCCAGAACGAGCTCCTGGACCACCTGGCCCGAGTGACCGGCGAGCGCCTTTCCTAA
- a CDS encoding FAD-dependent monooxygenase — MTDHSVVIVGGGPTGLMLAGELALAGVDAAIVERRPSQDLAGARAGGLHSRTVEVLDQRGIAGRFLAEGRIAQVAGFSATRFDLGDFPTRHPYGLGLWQNHIERILAGWVEELAVTLYRGREVRGLAQDGAGVDIQLAGGGELRADYLVGCDGGRSLVRKAAGFDFPGWDPTTSALIAEVEMTGQPEFGVHQDEFGIHSFGRREYEIVDGTVVYADSGPVGVMVTEERVGTGSEPTLRELSAALIAVCGTDYGAHSPIWISRFTDMARQAAAYRAGRVLLAGDAAHVHAPDGGQGLNMGVQDAVNLGWKLGQVVKGTAPERLLDTYHSERHPVAARVLRNTMAQSALRRPDPRIRAAGEVVAELLGMEEPRKRFAAMQSGLDIQYDFGEGHPLLGRRMPDVDLVHSGGTQPVYSLLHEARAVLLNLGQPGVLDSIPLPQLVRLVEARYDGSWELPVLGEGTAPAAVLVRPDGHVAWVGEGTASGLTEALARWFGFPDGVGPEGSSNLEG; from the coding sequence ATGACTGATCATTCGGTGGTAATCGTGGGCGGCGGCCCTACCGGGTTGATGCTGGCCGGGGAGTTGGCGTTGGCGGGAGTTGACGCGGCCATTGTGGAGCGTCGTCCCAGTCAGGACCTCGCCGGTGCGCGGGCAGGGGGCCTGCACTCGAGGACCGTCGAAGTCCTGGACCAGCGCGGCATCGCCGGCAGGTTCCTGGCGGAGGGGCGGATCGCCCAGGTGGCGGGGTTCTCGGCGACCCGCTTTGACCTCGGGGACTTTCCCACCCGGCATCCCTACGGTCTGGGGCTGTGGCAGAACCATATTGAACGCATCCTGGCAGGCTGGGTGGAGGAGTTGGCGGTGACCCTCTACCGCGGACGCGAGGTGAGGGGGCTCGCCCAGGACGGCGCCGGCGTCGACATCCAGCTCGCTGGCGGCGGGGAGCTGCGGGCGGACTATCTTGTGGGGTGCGACGGCGGCAGGAGCCTGGTCCGCAAAGCGGCAGGCTTTGACTTTCCCGGCTGGGATCCCACCACCAGCGCGCTGATCGCCGAGGTGGAGATGACCGGGCAGCCGGAGTTCGGCGTCCACCAGGATGAGTTCGGCATCCACTCCTTCGGCCGGCGGGAGTACGAAATCGTGGACGGCACGGTGGTCTACGCTGACAGCGGGCCGGTGGGCGTCATGGTGACAGAGGAGCGTGTCGGGACCGGCAGCGAGCCCACCCTTCGTGAGCTGAGTGCTGCGCTCATCGCCGTCTGCGGGACTGATTACGGCGCTCACAGTCCTATCTGGATTTCCAGGTTCACGGACATGGCGCGGCAGGCCGCTGCCTACCGTGCCGGCCGCGTGTTGCTGGCCGGCGACGCCGCCCACGTCCATGCCCCTGACGGTGGCCAGGGCCTGAACATGGGTGTGCAGGACGCGGTGAACCTGGGGTGGAAGCTGGGGCAGGTGGTCAAGGGGACGGCCCCGGAGAGGCTGCTGGATACCTACCATTCTGAGCGCCATCCGGTTGCCGCGCGGGTGCTGCGCAACACGATGGCGCAGTCGGCGCTCCGCCGTCCTGACCCGCGGATCAGGGCTGCAGGCGAGGTGGTTGCGGAGCTCCTCGGCATGGAGGAGCCGCGCAAACGGTTTGCCGCGATGCAGTCCGGCCTGGACATCCAGTACGACTTTGGGGAGGGGCACCCGCTGCTCGGACGCCGCATGCCCGACGTCGACCTTGTCCATTCGGGCGGAACGCAACCGGTCTATTCGTTGCTGCACGAGGCGCGCGCTGTCCTGCTGAACCTCGGGCAGCCCGGGGTCCTCGACTCGATCCCCCTGCCGCAGCTGGTTCGGCTGGTGGAAGCGCGATACGACGGATCGTGGGAGCTGCCGGTACTTGGCGAGGGCACCGCTCCCGCTGCTGTCCTGGTCCGGCCCGACGGGCACGTGGCTTGGGTGGGTGAGGGAACGGCATCGGGCCTCACGGAGGCATTGGCCAGGTGGTTTGGATTCCCGGACGGAGTAGGGCCGGAGGGAAGCAGCAACCTCGAGGGTTAG
- a CDS encoding DUF3072 domain-containing protein has product MSENNETIGSPTPEPDAGLNRDPEDWVTGDEPMTAAQRSYLDTLAREAGEELPADLSKAEASKHIDRLQQRSGRVSGDGSGDAGES; this is encoded by the coding sequence ATGAGTGAAAACAACGAAACCATTGGCAGCCCCACCCCTGAGCCGGATGCGGGACTAAACAGGGATCCGGAAGACTGGGTGACCGGCGACGAGCCGATGACGGCAGCTCAGCGAAGCTACCTCGACACGCTGGCCCGCGAAGCAGGGGAAGAACTCCCGGCAGACCTCAGCAAGGCAGAGGCTTCGAAGCACATTGACCGGTTGCAGCAGCGCAGCGGAAGGGTGTCCGGGGACGGCTCCGGCGACGCCGGGGAAAGCTAG
- a CDS encoding glycosyltransferase family 87 protein, with the protein MLPATARTRLNTGRGLLGGFIVVHLVFLIFAASLSLRGEAFSDTFIYRDWAMAGFNEANLTGGPSPWVYPILALIPMAIAGAAGPGPFFFLWVIMTTLLNGWALLKLTDRGRDHQAIPAGWWWLVFTFLMGWLGFARVDGLTAPLVLVALAYGVGRPFIASVLLAIGTWVKVWPAAIMLALFAVVKNRILVVLAGIATSAVVVALAAAVGSLPKLLNFLTQQGDRGMQLEATFTTPWLWLSVLNIGDSRMYMNTDINSMQVDGPGTASMSVLMQPLLILAALLVAGLTFWALHNGNQRNGGVDRTELLLAGALTLATAFVVFNKVGSPQFMVWLAPAVAVGLAHSWREWRVPAAMLIVIAVATYFIYPLFYDALSHNNPWMALVLTIRNVLLVVLFLWSVRRLYLLGKKTPAAAPALKES; encoded by the coding sequence ATCCTTCCTGCAACAGCCCGGACCCGCCTGAACACCGGGCGCGGCCTGCTGGGCGGGTTCATCGTGGTGCACCTGGTCTTCCTCATCTTCGCGGCCTCGCTCTCACTCCGCGGTGAAGCGTTCAGCGACACCTTCATCTACCGCGATTGGGCGATGGCCGGCTTCAACGAAGCCAACCTCACCGGCGGCCCCAGCCCCTGGGTCTACCCCATCCTCGCGTTGATCCCGATGGCCATCGCAGGTGCCGCCGGGCCGGGGCCGTTTTTCTTCCTGTGGGTCATTATGACCACCCTCCTCAACGGCTGGGCCCTGCTGAAGCTCACCGACCGCGGCCGCGATCACCAGGCGATTCCCGCCGGTTGGTGGTGGCTGGTCTTCACCTTCCTCATGGGCTGGCTCGGATTCGCCCGCGTTGACGGTCTCACCGCCCCACTCGTCCTGGTCGCCCTCGCGTACGGCGTGGGCCGGCCGTTCATCGCCTCCGTCCTGCTGGCCATCGGCACCTGGGTGAAGGTCTGGCCAGCCGCCATCATGCTGGCCCTGTTCGCCGTCGTAAAGAACCGGATCCTGGTGGTGCTTGCCGGAATTGCGACGTCGGCCGTCGTGGTTGCGCTGGCCGCTGCGGTGGGCAGTCTCCCGAAGCTCCTGAATTTCCTCACCCAGCAGGGCGACCGCGGCATGCAGCTCGAGGCCACGTTCACCACCCCGTGGCTCTGGCTGTCCGTGCTGAACATCGGTGATTCCAGGATGTACATGAACACCGACATCAACTCCATGCAGGTGGACGGCCCCGGCACGGCGTCGATGTCCGTGCTGATGCAGCCCCTCCTGATCCTCGCCGCACTGCTGGTGGCCGGCCTGACGTTCTGGGCCCTGCACAACGGGAACCAGCGCAACGGCGGCGTTGACCGCACCGAACTGCTCCTGGCCGGCGCCCTCACCCTCGCCACCGCGTTTGTGGTGTTCAACAAGGTGGGCTCTCCGCAGTTCATGGTGTGGCTGGCCCCGGCCGTCGCCGTCGGGCTGGCCCACAGCTGGCGCGAATGGCGGGTCCCGGCCGCCATGCTGATCGTCATCGCGGTGGCCACGTACTTCATCTACCCCCTGTTCTACGACGCCCTCAGCCACAACAACCCGTGGATGGCGCTCGTGCTGACCATCCGCAACGTCCTCCTGGTGGTCCTGTTCCTGTGGAGTGTCCGGCGCCTTTACCTGCTGGGCAAGAAGACGCCGGCAGCTGCTCCCGCGTTGAAGGAGTCCTGA
- a CDS encoding glycosyltransferase 87 family protein, which translates to MVDWFARPSSVWWGFAVVHLYFLGWMASFFLHGDTFSDTEQYRQWAEDGYNPADLDGKISPWVYPVLAQIPIFLANIAGPSLYLLVWFLIITALNAVGLFFLTRGPRKVSGIAPAWWWLFFTVFMGYLSFARVEGITAPIVLVALLYAAKRPVVAGVLLSIATWIKVWPAAVLAPIVIACQKRIHVVLSGVAVTAVVALGTWLSGGLPHIMDFLTNQGERGMQLEATFSTPWVWLSVFNIAGSRMADNTAINSTEVYGPGASVAAFLMQPLLILAAAGAAVLLVRALNRGAEREELFLEGSLMMVTAFIVFNKVGSPQFIIWLAPVIIAGLTHDWNRWKVPAALLMGIAMTTFVIYPLFYTPLIHAHPVMAAILTTRNVLLAVLLWWSVKRTAELGRKSPAAVPAGA; encoded by the coding sequence GTGGTGGACTGGTTCGCCCGCCCTTCCAGCGTGTGGTGGGGTTTCGCCGTCGTGCATCTCTACTTCCTGGGCTGGATGGCGTCCTTCTTCCTGCACGGCGACACCTTCAGCGACACCGAGCAGTACCGCCAGTGGGCTGAGGACGGTTACAACCCGGCGGACCTCGACGGGAAAATCAGCCCCTGGGTTTACCCCGTGCTGGCCCAGATCCCGATCTTCCTCGCCAACATCGCCGGGCCCAGCCTGTATCTGCTGGTCTGGTTCCTGATCATCACAGCCCTCAACGCCGTTGGGCTGTTCTTCCTCACCCGCGGCCCGCGGAAGGTCAGCGGCATTGCCCCCGCCTGGTGGTGGCTGTTCTTCACGGTCTTCATGGGCTACCTCAGCTTCGCCCGGGTGGAGGGCATCACCGCTCCCATCGTGCTGGTCGCGCTGCTGTACGCGGCAAAGCGGCCCGTGGTGGCGGGCGTCCTGCTGAGCATCGCCACCTGGATCAAGGTGTGGCCGGCCGCCGTGCTGGCGCCCATCGTGATTGCATGCCAGAAGCGCATCCACGTGGTCCTTTCCGGCGTAGCGGTGACCGCGGTGGTGGCCCTGGGAACATGGCTGTCCGGCGGACTGCCGCACATCATGGACTTCCTCACTAACCAGGGCGAGCGCGGCATGCAGCTGGAAGCCACCTTCTCCACGCCGTGGGTGTGGCTGAGCGTCTTTAACATTGCAGGCTCAAGGATGGCCGACAACACGGCCATCAACTCCACCGAGGTCTACGGCCCGGGTGCCAGTGTGGCGGCGTTCCTGATGCAGCCGCTGCTGATCCTGGCAGCGGCTGGAGCGGCCGTCCTGCTGGTCCGCGCGCTGAACCGCGGCGCCGAACGGGAAGAGCTGTTCCTTGAGGGCTCCCTCATGATGGTTACCGCGTTCATCGTCTTCAACAAGGTGGGTTCCCCGCAGTTCATCATCTGGCTGGCCCCGGTGATCATCGCCGGGCTCACGCATGACTGGAACAGGTGGAAGGTCCCGGCCGCACTGCTGATGGGGATCGCCATGACCACGTTCGTGATCTATCCCCTGTTCTACACGCCGCTGATTCATGCCCATCCCGTGATGGCAGCAATCCTCACCACCCGCAACGTGCTCCTGGCAGTGCTGCTGTGGTGGTCGGTAAAGCGGACTGCCGAGCTGGGCCGCAAATCCCCTGCTGCGGTGCCCGCCGGCGCCTGA